The Megasphaera stantonii genome includes a window with the following:
- the pheT gene encoding phenylalanine--tRNA ligase subunit beta, translating to MKSSLLWMQDYVHVDMTQDPQAFADTLTISGIPVEQVEHWGTEIKKVVTGKILKIDKHPDADKLVVCQIDVGSETLQIVTGAPNVREGQIVPVAVHGAHLPGGVKIKRSKLRGVESNGMLCSAHELGFDDSVLLPEERNGIWILPDDTPVGVDAVEYLALQDVVYEYELTPNRADCFSMVGLSREFAVLSNQEAKYPDIVVDECEESISGKVKVSIEDEELCSRYAARLLVNVKVGKSPLWMQQRLRKSGVRPINNVVDVTNYVMIELGIPLHAYDYDHVVDHHLIARRAKEGEDMKTLDGVDRKLSGNMLVIADPAKPCCIAGIMGGYDSEVTADTKTVILECASFKGSSIRHTGRSLGLRSEASARFERGLDAEGCIASLDRCAQLLQQMGACDVAQGVVDVYPRPQQTVRISFTAAQVNAFLGTEIPEEQMIHILETLQFVIEKDGETLTAVVPSYRRDCTEMPDIAEEVARIFGYENIPSTRPWSNISKGEEGYHHQVSEKVSAVLNGCGLNETVTFSFVHPDSLKKMLFPEGDDVYKAVPILNPITEEFPWMRTTLLPSLMDVLVRNQAVKNESVGIYEIAPVYKPKSLPITELPVQEMYAAGLLYGKRQTGEWPNKAEQYDFYDIKGIVETILSSLGIQADLEVSDFAPLHPGKAAKFVKDGKVLCQFGELHPKVIDNYDVAGPVYVFEMNLTDILPLINLIPDYHKVAKFPASSRDLAFLAPIGTSNADIIGVIQKDGGPYLEAVHLFDMYTGKQVPKGFKSLAYSLVFRSETGTLTDSDIQGPIDAIIAELKETLGCELR from the coding sequence ATGAAAAGCTCTTTGTTATGGATGCAGGATTATGTACATGTAGATATGACGCAGGACCCTCAGGCCTTTGCCGATACGCTCACCATTTCGGGGATTCCTGTCGAACAGGTAGAACACTGGGGGACGGAAATCAAAAAGGTCGTCACCGGCAAGATTTTGAAAATTGATAAGCACCCCGACGCCGATAAATTAGTCGTCTGCCAAATCGACGTAGGCAGTGAAACGCTGCAGATCGTCACGGGCGCTCCCAACGTGCGGGAAGGGCAGATCGTTCCCGTCGCCGTCCACGGCGCTCATCTTCCCGGCGGCGTCAAGATCAAGCGCTCCAAGCTGCGCGGCGTAGAATCGAACGGCATGCTCTGCTCGGCTCACGAACTGGGATTTGACGACAGCGTGCTCCTGCCGGAAGAACGGAACGGCATTTGGATTTTGCCGGACGACACGCCCGTAGGCGTCGACGCTGTAGAATATCTGGCCCTGCAGGACGTCGTATACGAATACGAATTGACGCCGAACCGCGCCGATTGCTTCTCCATGGTCGGCCTGAGCCGTGAATTTGCCGTACTGAGCAATCAGGAAGCCAAATATCCGGATATCGTCGTCGACGAATGCGAAGAATCCATCAGCGGAAAGGTCAAGGTTTCCATCGAAGACGAAGAACTGTGCAGCCGCTATGCCGCTCGTCTGCTGGTCAACGTCAAGGTCGGCAAATCGCCCTTATGGATGCAGCAGCGCCTGCGCAAGTCCGGCGTTCGTCCGATCAACAACGTCGTCGATGTGACGAACTACGTCATGATCGAGCTGGGCATACCCCTGCATGCATATGACTACGACCACGTTGTCGACCATCACCTCATCGCACGGCGGGCCAAGGAAGGCGAAGATATGAAGACCCTTGACGGCGTCGACCGCAAGCTCAGCGGCAACATGCTGGTCATTGCCGACCCGGCGAAGCCGTGCTGCATCGCCGGCATCATGGGCGGCTATGACTCGGAAGTCACAGCCGATACGAAGACGGTTATCCTCGAATGCGCTTCCTTCAAAGGGTCGAGTATCCGTCACACCGGCCGGTCCCTCGGCCTGCGCTCTGAAGCGTCGGCCCGTTTTGAACGGGGCCTCGACGCCGAAGGCTGCATTGCATCCCTCGACCGCTGTGCCCAGCTCCTGCAGCAGATGGGCGCCTGCGACGTAGCCCAGGGCGTCGTCGATGTGTATCCTCGGCCGCAGCAGACAGTCCGCATTTCCTTTACGGCTGCCCAGGTCAACGCCTTCCTCGGCACGGAGATTCCGGAGGAACAGATGATTCATATCCTGGAAACGCTCCAGTTCGTTATCGAAAAAGACGGCGAAACGCTGACGGCTGTCGTTCCGTCTTATCGCCGCGACTGCACGGAAATGCCGGACATCGCCGAAGAAGTCGCCCGTATTTTCGGTTATGAAAACATTCCTTCGACGCGCCCCTGGTCCAACATCAGCAAAGGGGAAGAAGGCTATCACCATCAGGTAAGCGAAAAAGTCTCGGCCGTCCTCAACGGCTGCGGCTTGAACGAAACGGTTACCTTCAGCTTCGTTCATCCCGACTCGCTGAAAAAAATGCTCTTCCCCGAAGGGGACGACGTATACAAAGCCGTTCCGATTCTCAACCCGATTACGGAAGAATTCCCGTGGATGCGCACGACCTTGCTGCCGTCCCTCATGGACGTCCTCGTACGCAATCAGGCCGTAAAGAACGAATCGGTCGGCATTTATGAAATCGCTCCGGTCTATAAGCCGAAATCGCTGCCCATTACGGAGCTGCCCGTACAGGAAATGTACGCTGCAGGCCTCCTGTACGGCAAGCGTCAGACCGGCGAATGGCCGAACAAAGCGGAACAGTACGATTTCTACGACATAAAGGGCATCGTGGAAACGATTCTTTCCAGCCTGGGTATTCAGGCCGACTTGGAAGTATCTGATTTCGCGCCCCTCCATCCGGGCAAGGCGGCGAAATTCGTCAAGGACGGCAAGGTGCTTTGCCAGTTCGGCGAGCTTCATCCGAAGGTCATCGACAACTACGACGTAGCCGGACCGGTATACGTCTTTGAAATGAATTTGACTGATATCCTGCCGCTCATCAACCTGATTCCGGATTACCACAAGGTCGCCAAGTTCCCGGCGTCGAGCCGCGATTTGGCCTTCCTGGCTCCGATCGGCACGTCCAACGCCGACATCATCGGCGTCATTCAGAAGGACGGCGGCCCGTACCTCGAAGCGGTGCACCTCTTTGATATGTACACGGGCAAACAGGTACCGAAGGGATTCAAGAGCCTGGCATATTCCCTCGTATTCCGTTCGGAAACGGGGACATTGACGGACAGCGATATTCAGGGTCCTATCGACGCGATCATTGCAGAATTGAAAGAAACGCTCGGCTGCGAACTGCGGTAA
- the pheS gene encoding phenylalanine--tRNA ligase subunit alpha — MISDKIEAIKAAVDEQIAKSEALQDVQNIRVKYLGKKGELTSIMKDLKNLSKEERPQVGQLVNTARGIIEDHLKARMEELKEKSLEMKIQSEKIDITLPGRKPVMGHEHPLHLTRRLMEQSFLNMGFSIVEGPDIESDYYNFQSLNLPEDHPARDMQDSMYVTQNILLRTHTSPLEARTLQAHKPNEPFKIIAPGKVYRCDYDATHSPVFHQMEGMIVDKGIRFSDLKGMLEDFLRDIFGPQTKVRFRASYFPFTEPSAEVDISCVMCGGKGCRVCSHTGWLEILGCGMTNFEVLRMNGYDPNQVSAFAFGMGVERIAMLKYGIDDLRLFYENDMRFLNQF, encoded by the coding sequence ATGATCAGCGATAAGATTGAAGCTATCAAAGCGGCAGTAGACGAACAAATAGCCAAGAGCGAAGCTCTGCAGGACGTGCAGAACATACGCGTCAAATACTTGGGCAAAAAAGGCGAGCTGACGTCTATTATGAAGGATTTAAAAAATCTTTCCAAGGAAGAACGGCCTCAGGTCGGCCAGCTTGTCAATACGGCCCGGGGCATCATTGAAGACCATTTGAAGGCTCGTATGGAAGAACTCAAGGAAAAATCCCTGGAAATGAAAATCCAGTCGGAAAAAATAGATATTACCCTGCCGGGCAGAAAGCCTGTCATGGGTCACGAGCATCCCCTTCATTTGACGCGCCGTCTCATGGAACAGTCCTTCCTGAACATGGGCTTTTCCATCGTAGAAGGCCCGGACATCGAATCGGATTATTACAATTTCCAAAGCCTGAACCTGCCGGAAGACCATCCGGCCCGGGATATGCAGGATTCTATGTACGTAACGCAGAACATCCTGCTCCGGACTCATACGTCGCCGCTGGAAGCGCGGACGCTGCAGGCTCATAAACCAAACGAACCGTTTAAAATCATCGCGCCGGGCAAGGTATACCGCTGCGACTACGACGCAACCCATTCGCCTGTATTCCATCAGATGGAAGGCATGATCGTCGACAAGGGCATCCGTTTCTCCGACTTGAAGGGCATGCTGGAAGACTTCCTGCGCGACATCTTTGGCCCGCAGACAAAGGTCCGCTTCCGCGCCAGCTATTTCCCCTTTACGGAACCGAGCGCCGAAGTCGACATTTCCTGCGTCATGTGCGGCGGCAAGGGCTGCCGCGTCTGCTCGCACACGGGCTGGCTGGAAATCCTCGGCTGCGGCATGACCAACTTTGAAGTGCTCCGCATGAACGGCTATGACCCCAATCAGGTCAGCGCCTTCGCCTTCGGCATGGGCGTCGAACGCATTGCCATGCTGAAATACGGAATCGACGACTTGCGCCTGTTCTATGAAAACGACATGCGGTTCTTGAACCAGTTCTAG